From Helicoverpa zea isolate HzStark_Cry1AcR chromosome 23, ilHelZeax1.1, whole genome shotgun sequence, one genomic window encodes:
- the LOC124641980 gene encoding serine/threonine-protein kinase pelle, with translation MYIYELPFEINKELCRLLDIEDYWKELAGNWMQYSAFEVNDIEQTARRQAISPTNQLFTRWGQLNHRVEELFILLYKMKHMPALICLKPVVNSDFHKLLSKHINSNSARERKTAVIHDSSYKKSSQKSDGNFGSIPLPVMLIEKGVHLPTTSRIQNGNSPSPNYETSTDISKTSSTQGEKGNEDDEIMRNVSAVPRISYEELKEATGNWSDSNLLGRGGFGQVFKGEWKHLTVAVKRLRDNNDRNKELIREMCLNQYRHDNILPLYGYSLGGPEACLVYQLMAGGSLEQRLRGKTHHPPLSWSQRYNIVHGVARGLTFLHTMAGTPLIHGDIKPANILLDTCLMPRIGDFGLARKGPYGDERSDVKVSKVYGTKPYLPDEYLRARSLSPAVDVFSYGVVMLEVATALPAIDKARPEHLLSMYMHQLYNQGLDMATLEDPVLRGSVHASPAMCRAFVAIGLHCTKFLRQQRPTMLDVYKKLKEMEVPNNNNFT, from the exons ATGTACATTTACGAGCTACCTTTCGAGATTAATAAGGAACTATGCAGACTCCTCGACATAGAAGACTATTGGAAGGAGTTAGCAGGCAATTGGATGCAATATTCAGCGTTTGAAGTAAAC gaCATAGAACAAACAGCAAGACGCCAGGCTATATCACCAACTAACCAGCTATTCACAAGATGGGGTCAGCTGAACCATAGAGTAgaagaactttttattttactatacaaAATGAAGCACATGCCAGCGTTAATCTGCCTGAAGCCGGTTGTTAACAGTGACTTCCATAAATTATTAAGTAAACATATAAACTCTAACAGTGCGAGGGAAAGGAAAACTGCTGTTATTCATG aTAGTTCATATAAGAAGAGTTCACAAAAGAGTGATGGCAACTTTGGTTCAATTCCTCTGCCTGTCATGTTGATTGAAAAG GGTGTCCATCTACCAACAACGAGCAGGATACAAAATGGGAACTCACCGTCGCCAAACTACGAAACAAGCACGGACATAAGCaag ACATCATCAACGCAAGGCGAGAAAGGCAATGAAGATGATGAGATCATGCGCAACGTGTCTGCTGTACCAAGGATCAGTTATGAAGAGTTGAAGGAGGCCACCGGCAACTGGTCTGATAGTAACCTGTTGGGGAGGGGCGGGTTTGGACAGGTTTTTAAAG GTGAATGGAAGCATCTTACAGTAGCAGTAAAACGTCTTCGCGACAATAACGACCGAAACAAAGAACTGATTCGCGAGATGTGCCTCAACCAGTACCGGCACGACAACATACTGCCGCTCTACGGGTACTCGCTCGGAG gtCCAGAAGCATGCTTAGTATACCAATTAATGGCTGGCGGTTCGTTAGAACAAAGACTAAGGGGCAAAACTCATCACCCGCCGTTATCGTGGTCTCAAAGATATAACATAGTTCATGGTGTTGCTAG AGGACTAACATTCCTACACACGATGGCCGGAACTCCACTAATACATGGGGATATAAAACCAGCGAACATACTCCTGGATACATGCCTCATGCCCAGGATTGGAGACTTTGGGCTGGCCAGGAAGGGACCTTATGGGGATGAGCGGTCTGATGTTAAGGTTTCCAA AGTATACGGCACTAAGCCCTACCTCCCCGACGAGTACCTCCGCGCCCGCTCGCTCTCCCCCGCCGTCGACGTGTTCAGCTACGGCGTCGTCATGCTGGAGGTGGCCACTGCCCTGCCCGCCATCGACAAGGCAAGACCCGAGCATCTGCTCAGCATGTACATGCATCAGCTGTACAACCAGGGCTTGGATATGG CGACCCTAGAAGACCCAGTACTCCGCGGTTCCGTCCACGCGAGCCCCGCAATGTGCCGCGCCTTCGTCGCCATCGGCTTACACTGCACCAAGTTCCTGCGACAACAGAGACCTACCATGTTGGATGTGTACAAGAAACTTAAAGAAATGGAAGtgcctaataataataattttacctgA
- the LOC124641860 gene encoding serine/threonine-protein kinase pelle-like: MYTNELPYEINRELCRLLDFENSWKDLAGIWMEYSPFEITYMEQTAHGQERSPSEYLLQKWGQGVHKVEELFLYLYKMQYLDALVCLKPVVRKDLHRKIIKLKKSLNAMEKEKENEMDKGSEQTNGSINSIPWIVKQIERGEKLPNTSSLQNFSSMNNDSMNFNEIASVTYGISTGEITTRQVFAIPKISYKELEEATDNWSEDNLLGSGGFGQVFKGEWKHLTVAVKRLRNDRNRELLHEMTLNKARHDNILPLYGYSLGDSEECVLVCQFMPGGSLLQRLKGRTHPPLTWLQRYNIMHGVARGLLYLHTMREPLIHGDIKPANILLDGNLTPKIGDFGAATVYSNKSNNGNVPKSKKLNGSWPYLPGEYLRDRKPTPAVDVFSFGVVILEVATALRVIDETRPQQLLLAHIKELLKKDVDMATLEDPVLRGSMHTSPAMCRAFINFGLHCTKTYKLRPTMLDVFKELNEMEIPVND, encoded by the exons atgtacactAATGAATTGCCGTACGAAATAAATAGGGAGTTATGCAGACTCCTGGATTTCGAAAATTCGTGGAAGGACCTTGCAGGAATTTGGATGGAGTATTCTCCTTTTGAAATTACG tacatGGAACAAACAGCACATGGACAAGAGCGATCACCAtcagaatatttattacaaaaatgggGACAAGGTGTACATAAAGTAGAAgaactttttctttatttgtacaaaatgcAATACCTGGATGCTCTCGTGTGCCTAAAACCTGTCGTGAGGAAAGACTTGCACAGAAAAattattaaactaaaaaaaagtttaaatgcaatggaaaaagaaaaagaaaatgaaatggATAAGGGCTCAGAACAGACAAATGGCAGTATTAACTCAATTCCTTGGATTGTAAAGCAAATAGAAAGG GGTGAGAAGCTGCCCAATACATCGTCTTTACAAAATTTTTCGTCTATGAATAATGACTCCATGAACTTTAATGAG ATAGCATCAGTAACATATGGCATATCAACAGGGGAGATCACGACTAGACAAGTGTTCGCTATTCCTAAGATCAGCTATAAGGAACTGGAGGAGGCGACCGACAACTGGTCTGAAGACAATCTATTGGGATCTGGTGGCTTTGGACAGGTGTTCAaag GCGAGTGGAAGCACTTGACGGTGGCAGTGAAGCGTCTTCGCAACGATCGTAACAGGGAACTGCTTCACGAGATGACCCTCAATAAGGCCCGACACGACAACATACTGCCGCTCTACGGGTACTCGCTCGGAG ATTCAGAAGAATGTGTTTTAGTATGCCAGTTCATGCCAGGAGGATCGTTGCTACAACGATTAAAAGGCAGGACTCACCCACCGCTCACTTGGTTGCAGCGATATAACATAATGCATGGAGTTGCTCG aggacTTTTGTACCTGCATACAATGCGAGAACCGCTCATCCATGGTGATATAAAGCCAGCCAATATCTTATTGGATGGAAACCTAACACCAAAGATTGGGGACTTCGGTGCAGCTACTGTCTATAGTAATAAATCGAACAATGGAAATGTACCAAA GAGCAAAAAACTAAACGGTTCATGGCCGTACCTTCCTGGCGAGTACCTTCGCGATCGTAAACCCACCCCAGCGGTCGATGTGTTCAGTTTCGGCGTGGTGATCTTAGAGGTCGCCACTGCACTACGCGTGATCGACGAGACAAGGCCCCAACAACTGCTTTTAGCACACATAAAGGAATTGCTGAAGAAAGATGTTGATATGG cGACCCTAGAAGACCCGGTGTTGCGCGGTTCTATGCACACGAGCCCTGCAATGTGCCGCGCCTTCATCAACTTCGGCCTGCACTGCACCAAGACTTACAAACTACGACCCACCATGCTCGATGTGTTTAAAGAACTTAATGAAATGGAAATACCTGTTAATGACTAA